The following coding sequences are from one Saprospiraceae bacterium window:
- a CDS encoding histidine phosphatase family protein, with product MVQQKEIFFIRHAKSDWSEPGMRDFERPLNGRGNKDASSIGEFLKSKIKVPYYIHCSSSQRTRETCQHFVKIWNTDSDAINFEDSLYHGSLADFKSSIRSTNDKFHHIVLIAHNPTMDELVRMLTKYAIYDMPTCGVIQTTYRLNSWRDFDFQYLNFVDRYVPKEI from the coding sequence GTGGTACAACAAAAAGAAATATTTTTTATAAGACATGCGAAAAGTGATTGGTCGGAGCCGGGGATGCGTGATTTTGAGCGACCTCTTAATGGCAGAGGCAACAAAGATGCATCATCGATTGGCGAATTCCTGAAATCAAAGATAAAAGTGCCATATTACATCCATTGTAGTAGTTCTCAGCGTACAAGAGAAACTTGTCAGCATTTTGTTAAAATATGGAATACAGATAGTGACGCTATAAATTTTGAAGATTCTCTGTATCATGGGAGTTTGGCGGATTTTAAAAGCAGTATTCGTAGTACAAATGATAAATTCCACCATATTGTCTTAATTGCTCATAATCCTACTATGGATGAATTGGTACGTATGCTTACTAAATATGCAATCTATGATATGCCTACATGTGGGGTAATTCAGACAACATATCGACTGAATTCATGGAGAGACTTTGACTTTCAATACCTTAATTTCGTTGATCGTTATGTTCCCAAAGAAATTTAA
- a CDS encoding 23S rRNA (pseudouridine(1915)-N(3))-methyltransferase RlmH, protein MHLELICIGKTSFGYIQEGLDDYINRLKHFCKFQLKVLPDIKENLSRSELIKKEEQLIVKHLVNNNDYIVILDERGQQFTSLKFANWLDKKQVQGIKKIVVIIGGAYGFSEEFKTHVNEKISLSEMTFSHQIIRLIFTEQLYRAFSIIHKLPYHHE, encoded by the coding sequence TTGCATTTGGAATTGATTTGCATCGGAAAAACCAGTTTTGGATATATTCAGGAAGGCTTGGATGACTACATAAACAGATTAAAGCACTTTTGTAAATTTCAATTGAAGGTATTACCGGACATCAAGGAGAATTTGTCTCGTTCTGAACTTATTAAAAAAGAAGAACAACTTATTGTCAAACATCTCGTCAATAATAATGATTACATTGTCATATTAGATGAAAGAGGCCAACAGTTTACATCATTAAAATTTGCCAATTGGCTGGACAAAAAACAGGTACAGGGCATAAAGAAAATAGTCGTTATTATCGGCGGTGCCTATGGTTTTTCAGAAGAGTTCAAGACTCATGTAAATGAAAAAATCTCGCTCTCAGAGATGACTTTTTCACATCAAATCATCAGACTTATCTTTACTGAACAATTGTATAGGGCTTTTAGTATAATTCACAAATTACCTTATCATCATGAATGA
- a CDS encoding ComEC/Rec2 family competence protein: MILEELSKRPFLLLLLLFGMVTLTLESIAYEGRCGNWSNWTLGILSLIFSYLLYYSRRHSIGIIGGICIASLLINVTHRTDQHWQIRQSEGTKTREQVLIVKEHFSNEPYSKIIASDEDKRLILLTSFEKLPKLYHGDTLIALIRNTPIQRASIYDPYNEAKYLHTMHIFQKGMVDSLIQINKNNGSHPKRLSQMANEWACLQIEKYTKREYSALLSGILFGNKQGISKDTKNAFIQTGTAHILAVSGLHVGMLYVIVSFIFRFIPLPKKFKWIKSVLTILSIWCFAFICGGGASIIRAVVMFTLWEIGIHLKKYADSINILCATAFIMVVLDPCTLFDIGFQLSVAAVLSIILFQSHFRKIWPGSNKITNHIAENLWITISVQILIIPLTLYYFHQFPTYFIPANIIWIPLSFLLMVCGLMIIVTAGLIPTIAIIFGWLCNVLMLTGTKTFEVLEKLPFYIIDGIWINLFQLIITFSSIYFLYQSFSRKHFPSLRISMLLMIVYGASFLVQYSLANRTEEIIFYSLKDKEAFDKRVEHSVISGLTDSIPANVKLYRAANFVDQVWELRDSLSKVRYLEQLASLGILLVNKDNFKNIQKYDTIPPNIVVLGNTLKPFQKKLIKKIFTNQDAIIHDLKTEGSLVLKL, encoded by the coding sequence ATGATACTAGAAGAATTATCCAAAAGACCCTTTTTGCTCCTCTTGCTATTGTTTGGAATGGTGACCCTAACATTAGAGAGCATAGCCTATGAAGGCAGGTGTGGAAATTGGTCAAACTGGACATTGGGTATATTGAGTTTAATATTTTCGTACTTACTCTACTACTCACGAAGACATTCAATTGGAATTATTGGAGGAATTTGCATTGCATCTTTATTGATCAATGTCACCCATAGAACGGACCAACATTGGCAGATTCGACAATCTGAAGGTACCAAAACCAGAGAACAAGTATTAATAGTAAAAGAACATTTTAGCAATGAGCCATATTCAAAAATCATAGCATCCGATGAAGATAAAAGATTGATTTTATTAACATCCTTTGAAAAACTACCAAAGCTATACCATGGAGATACTTTAATAGCGTTAATCAGGAATACCCCAATTCAAAGAGCATCTATTTACGACCCATACAATGAAGCAAAATATCTACACACCATGCATATTTTTCAAAAAGGCATGGTTGATTCCCTTATACAAATCAATAAAAATAACGGCTCACACCCAAAGCGCTTATCTCAAATGGCAAACGAATGGGCATGCCTGCAAATTGAAAAATACACCAAAAGAGAATACTCCGCATTACTTTCCGGAATATTGTTTGGGAACAAGCAAGGTATTTCTAAGGATACAAAAAACGCCTTCATTCAAACAGGAACAGCTCACATTCTTGCAGTAAGCGGATTGCATGTTGGTATGCTCTATGTCATTGTTAGTTTTATATTTCGCTTCATCCCATTACCGAAGAAATTCAAATGGATAAAATCAGTTTTAACGATACTCAGTATTTGGTGTTTTGCATTTATATGTGGTGGAGGTGCATCGATCATTCGTGCTGTGGTCATGTTCACATTATGGGAAATTGGAATTCATTTAAAAAAGTATGCCGATAGTATAAATATTTTGTGTGCGACAGCTTTCATTATGGTTGTGCTAGACCCTTGCACCTTGTTCGATATTGGATTTCAGTTGTCTGTGGCTGCAGTACTGAGTATTATCTTATTCCAATCTCATTTCAGAAAAATATGGCCTGGAAGCAACAAAATCACAAACCACATAGCAGAAAATTTGTGGATAACTATTTCTGTTCAGATTTTGATAATTCCTTTGACACTATACTATTTCCATCAGTTTCCAACATATTTTATCCCAGCAAATATTATATGGATTCCGCTTTCGTTTTTATTAATGGTATGTGGTCTGATGATTATTGTCACAGCTGGTTTAATTCCGACAATCGCTATCATATTCGGATGGTTGTGCAACGTACTGATGTTGACCGGTACCAAGACTTTCGAAGTTTTGGAGAAATTGCCATTTTACATCATTGATGGCATATGGATCAATCTTTTCCAGTTGATCATCACCTTTTCGAGTATTTACTTTCTTTATCAAAGTTTTTCACGAAAACATTTTCCTTCTCTTAGGATAAGTATGCTACTGATGATCGTGTACGGAGCCAGTTTCCTAGTCCAATATTCTCTGGCAAATCGGACTGAAGAAATCATATTTTATTCTCTAAAAGATAAAGAAGCTTTTGACAAAAGGGTCGAACATAGTGTAATTTCGGGATTGACGGATTCAATCCCTGCAAATGTCAAATTGTATAGAGCAGCAAATTTTGTAGATCAGGTATGGGAACTCAGAGATTCACTGAGCAAAGTAAGGTACCTGGAACAACTTGCCTCCCTCGGTATTCTTCTAGTAAATAAGGACAATTTCAAAAACATCCAGAAATATGACACGATTCCTCCTAATATTGTGGTATTAGGAAACACCCTTAAACCTTTCCAAAAAAAGCTGATTAAAAAAATATTTACAAATCAAGATGCTATCATCCATGACTTGAAAACAGAAGGATCACTCGTTTTAAAACTATAA
- a CDS encoding DUF4296 domain-containing protein — protein sequence MFPKKFKFSALLISVATSAIYLTNCGTGDKAQPPVEKEKFIAIMTEFALLEAHFEELPYRDRDSVIAANKAKFLKEQHLDDSIFNQAIYFYNRDRKQMNAIENEILNRIEKLKSSN from the coding sequence ATGTTCCCAAAGAAATTTAAGTTTTCCGCATTATTGATATCTGTCGCTACTTCGGCGATTTATTTGACTAATTGTGGAACCGGCGATAAGGCACAGCCGCCTGTAGAAAAGGAAAAATTCATAGCCATTATGACTGAATTCGCTTTATTGGAAGCGCATTTCGAAGAATTGCCTTATAGGGACAGAGATTCTGTGATAGCTGCGAATAAAGCCAAGTTTTTAAAGGAACAACATCTTGATGATAGCATTTTCAACCAAGCAATATATTTTTATAACAGGGACCGCAAGCAAATGAATGCTATCGAAAATGAGATACTAAATAGGATTGAGAAATTAAAGTCGTCGAATTAG
- a CDS encoding rhomboid family intramembrane serine protease, producing the protein MNDHYPVITISLMITIGIVSLMGFTNYSIINQYKHYPYYEWREKSYYRWISCTFLHGNYMHLFLNLFVLWQFGSLIEQIYMVKFGFWQGALVYLALYFALAVLSSIPTFFKHRENSDYASIGASGVISGLLFIFILYFPTTMLSVFFFLPMPAWVFALLYLGFSWYASSKRQDGIDHEAHFYGAVFGVIAGLALDPQLVSKYLNY; encoded by the coding sequence ATGAATGACCATTATCCAGTTATCACAATTTCTTTAATGATCACTATAGGAATAGTCTCCCTCATGGGGTTTACAAATTATAGTATAATCAACCAATACAAACATTATCCCTATTACGAATGGCGTGAAAAATCATATTATCGATGGATAAGCTGTACATTCCTACATGGTAATTACATGCATTTGTTCCTTAATTTATTTGTATTGTGGCAATTTGGTAGCTTGATCGAACAAATCTATATGGTCAAATTTGGGTTCTGGCAAGGAGCTTTGGTTTATTTAGCATTATATTTTGCATTGGCAGTATTATCATCAATTCCAACTTTCTTCAAGCACAGAGAAAACTCTGATTATGCTAGTATAGGCGCTTCGGGAGTCATCTCGGGTCTTCTTTTCATTTTTATTTTGTACTTCCCTACTACAATGCTATCTGTTTTCTTTTTCCTGCCTATGCCTGCTTGGGTCTTTGCATTATTGTACCTTGGTTTTTCCTGGTACGCATCTTCAAAGCGTCAGGATGGCATTGATCACGAAGCCCACTTTTATGGAGCTGTTTTTGGAGTAATTGCAGGGCTTGCATTAGATCCTCAGCTTGTATCAAAATATCTAAACTATTGA
- the folP gene encoding dihydropteroate synthase, with amino-acid sequence MQSKEAALCIRGRLLELTRPKVMGVLNLSEDSFYQSSISNTIDSAIGKVSVMIKEGMDILDLGPMSSRPGAKLVPTDHEAGLIQKFLVPIKNAFPELITSLDVFRLESVQIGIDLGVDIINDITGSHQCQDVFKSIHDAGLAYILMHSRGAFGNFHHADQKHYKHTSSDVIRELAIALDKAMQTGLQSIIIDPGFGFSKTIDQNFELLGQLECFCILERPLLVGLSRKSMIYTTCKSDQNQVLGGTLAAQTIALIKGANILRTHDVKEAVQCIDIVEKMKSVQSGI; translated from the coding sequence ATGCAATCCAAAGAAGCGGCTCTTTGTATACGTGGAAGGCTCTTGGAACTGACAAGGCCTAAAGTCATGGGGGTACTGAACCTTTCGGAGGATTCATTTTACCAGTCAAGTATCAGCAACACAATAGATTCTGCTATTGGCAAAGTCAGTGTTATGATAAAGGAGGGAATGGATATACTTGATCTTGGCCCAATGAGCTCGCGTCCGGGGGCTAAATTGGTGCCAACAGATCATGAAGCTGGATTGATACAGAAGTTTTTAGTGCCTATTAAAAATGCATTTCCTGAACTCATTACATCTTTGGATGTTTTTCGTCTTGAATCTGTCCAAATTGGCATAGACCTTGGAGTAGATATCATCAACGACATCACTGGATCCCACCAATGTCAAGATGTCTTCAAAAGCATACATGATGCAGGATTGGCATATATTCTGATGCACAGTCGCGGTGCATTTGGAAATTTCCATCATGCAGATCAAAAACATTACAAGCATACAAGTTCAGATGTGATTCGGGAGTTAGCAATTGCATTAGACAAAGCTATGCAAACCGGTCTGCAGAGCATTATCATTGATCCGGGATTTGGATTTAGTAAAACAATTGATCAAAATTTTGAATTACTAGGCCAGTTGGAATGTTTTTGCATTTTAGAAAGACCTTTGTTAGTTGGTCTTTCGCGGAAAAGTATGATATATACAACCTGTAAATCTGATCAGAATCAAGTGCTTGGAGGTACTTTAGCTGCACAGACAATTGCATTAATCAAAGGCGCAAATATTTTACGCACTCACGATGTCAAAGAAGCTGTTCAATGCATAGACATTGTTGAGAAAATGAAGTCCGTACAATCTGGCATTTAA
- the coaD gene encoding pantetheine-phosphate adenylyltransferase, with translation MKFKKAVFPGSFDPMTLGHVDVVLRAQYLFDEVIIAIGINSVKKSLFSAEQRKKWIEQIFEQEPKIKVEIYSGLTALFCKEIEAHYLIRGLRNTQDFEYEKTIAQMNQQIDEQLTTILLMCRPEFSQLSSTVVRELVMAKHDVRKFVPEVIANEIPNININLNP, from the coding sequence ATGAAATTTAAAAAAGCTGTTTTTCCGGGATCTTTTGATCCAATGACCCTCGGACATGTGGATGTGGTATTGAGAGCTCAATATTTGTTTGATGAAGTGATTATCGCTATAGGGATAAACTCTGTAAAGAAATCGCTTTTTTCAGCAGAGCAAAGGAAAAAATGGATAGAGCAAATTTTTGAGCAAGAGCCAAAGATTAAAGTCGAAATTTATTCCGGATTGACCGCTCTCTTTTGCAAAGAAATCGAAGCGCACTATTTAATTCGTGGCTTGAGAAATACGCAGGATTTTGAGTACGAAAAAACTATTGCGCAAATGAATCAACAAATCGATGAACAACTCACTACAATACTGCTCATGTGTAGACCAGAGTTTTCACAACTGAGCTCCACAGTCGTTCGGGAACTTGTGATGGCTAAACATGATGTAAGAAAATTTGTTCCTGAAGTTATTGCAAACGAAATTCCAAATATTAATATAAACCTCAATCCATGA
- a CDS encoding OmpA family protein, producing MRWLAFILWLLLGVIYFSIWSCSKESCCTASMNKSDSEPKGETQIVSKALPGNIYFHSNSDSASFGAHWGTYADSLGKIEKGNKELTITGFYNSKEINHTTYANLGLARAEMMKTQLVKRGVIATYNTNSKLIDSDFISDSLYVLTSAILALPVVEELDNKAIIHHEFNSTDWDKSPELISFLDKVAARAIEEKFKIDLKGHTDNVGDDQENKKLGLNRAITIKKYLVSKGVIAKSISVESFGESQPIASNDTEDGRALNRRTELIIKK from the coding sequence ATGAGATGGTTAGCATTTATACTTTGGCTTCTTCTAGGTGTCATTTATTTCAGTATCTGGTCTTGTAGTAAAGAAAGCTGTTGCACAGCTTCAATGAACAAATCAGATTCAGAGCCAAAAGGCGAAACTCAGATTGTTTCAAAAGCATTACCCGGCAATATTTATTTCCATTCGAATAGTGACAGTGCTAGTTTCGGCGCGCATTGGGGAACCTATGCAGATTCACTCGGCAAAATTGAAAAGGGAAATAAAGAATTGACAATTACCGGCTTCTACAATTCCAAAGAAATTAATCATACAACTTATGCTAATTTAGGACTTGCCAGGGCTGAAATGATGAAAACACAATTGGTTAAAAGGGGAGTGATTGCGACCTATAATACAAACTCAAAATTGATTGATTCTGACTTCATCTCTGATAGTTTGTATGTATTAACCAGCGCTATATTAGCACTTCCAGTTGTTGAAGAATTGGATAATAAAGCTATTATTCACCATGAATTCAATTCAACTGATTGGGATAAATCACCGGAATTGATTAGTTTTCTGGATAAAGTAGCAGCCAGGGCAATAGAGGAAAAATTCAAAATAGACCTTAAAGGTCATACTGACAATGTCGGCGATGATCAAGAAAATAAAAAATTGGGACTGAATAGAGCCATCACAATAAAGAAATATCTAGTTTCAAAAGGTGTTATAGCAAAGAGCATTAGCGTAGAATCTTTTGGTGAAAGCCAACCAATAGCTTCCAACGATACTGAAGATGGAAGAGCACTTAATCGTAGAACTGAACTTATTATAAAAAAATAA
- a CDS encoding helix-hairpin-helix domain-containing protein, translating into MQTTGKFYDKLYLSKNERLGIALLLLVLLCVVFIPILWRGRMKIEEYNLKSSPGKIEQELTGITEISNHVNPLQSKSKRLNPFPSNEYKNIPNQLFEFDPNHLTKQDAINLGISEKTYEILQNYLEKAGMISSSEQFSKIYGISPALFKKLEKYIRFQNITAVSAKQSSYSKKTIESIDINEASVEDWSKLPGIGPVLSDRIIRYKNKLGGFYHVDQLMEVYGLAPETHEQIKQYLKCNQRITPLDLREKSIKEIASHPYLDYKSAKLIHAFLKQHPDISSTNELNQIFGLDQATIEKIGPYLSWKNKDTLSE; encoded by the coding sequence ATGCAAACAACAGGGAAATTCTATGACAAACTGTATCTCAGTAAAAATGAAAGGCTCGGGATAGCCTTGCTTCTTTTGGTACTCTTGTGTGTTGTATTCATACCTATTCTTTGGAGAGGACGGATGAAAATTGAGGAATACAATCTTAAATCATCTCCTGGTAAGATTGAACAAGAGCTTACCGGGATAACAGAGATTTCAAATCATGTAAATCCACTGCAAAGTAAGAGCAAACGCCTTAATCCATTTCCCTCTAACGAATATAAAAACATTCCAAATCAATTATTTGAATTTGATCCCAATCATCTCACAAAACAGGATGCAATAAATCTTGGAATTTCAGAAAAAACCTATGAGATTCTGCAAAACTATTTAGAGAAAGCAGGTATGATTTCTTCATCTGAACAGTTTTCTAAGATTTATGGTATTTCTCCTGCACTCTTCAAAAAACTTGAAAAGTACATTAGATTCCAGAATATCACTGCAGTAAGTGCCAAACAAAGTTCTTATTCAAAAAAGACTATTGAATCCATTGACATCAATGAGGCCAGTGTAGAAGACTGGTCAAAATTACCTGGAATTGGACCCGTTCTATCAGATCGCATCATTCGTTACAAAAATAAGTTGGGAGGCTTCTATCATGTTGACCAGTTGATGGAAGTTTACGGACTTGCACCTGAAACACACGAACAAATAAAGCAATATTTGAAATGCAATCAGAGAATTACTCCACTCGATTTGAGGGAAAAATCCATAAAAGAAATTGCAAGTCACCCATATTTGGATTACAAATCGGCAAAACTCATACATGCTTTTTTGAAGCAGCATCCAGATATCAGTTCAACCAATGAACTAAACCAAATATTCGGTTTAGATCAAGCGACCATTGAGAAAATTGGCCCCTATTTATCCTGGAAAAATAAAGATACTTTATCGGAATGA
- the pruA gene encoding L-glutamate gamma-semialdehyde dehydrogenase, translating to MNNSILHIPIMKNEPVLSYAPGSLEKKQVKAALKTLKEQVLEINMIINGQEVSGVERIAIHPPHDIKHVLGYYQKGDATHVRSAIQAAMDAKPDWENMRWEDRASIFLKAADLISGRYRAMTNAMTMLGQSKNIFQAEIDAVCEFCDFLRFNVQFLTEIYNTQPQSSPLIWNKMEYRALEGFIFALTPFNFTSIAGNLPCAPALMGNTVVWKPAETQIYSASLIMKILQEAGLPDGVINLVFVNGSTAGAEIFSHHDFGGIHFTGSTAVFRQIWATIGNQLSNFKSFPRLVGETGGKDFVLAHPSANAKAVSVALSRGAFEFQGQKCSAASRAYIPKSIWGEVKNSLLSDLQDMKMGSPEDFTNFINAVIDEKAFDKIKSYIDGVQSDTDAEVVFGGHCDKSTGYFIQPTVILTSNPHYITMEEEIFGPVLTIYVYDDEKFEDVVNLVDSTSPYALTGAIFASDRAIISRVSSKLKNAAGNFYINDKPTGAVVAQQPFGGARASGTNDKAGSVLNLYRWVSPRTIKENFDPPLDYHYPFQTEA from the coding sequence ATGAATAATTCAATCCTGCATATACCAATAATGAAAAATGAGCCAGTGCTAAGTTACGCGCCAGGTTCTTTGGAAAAAAAACAAGTTAAAGCTGCGCTTAAAACACTGAAAGAACAGGTACTCGAAATAAACATGATCATAAATGGCCAAGAAGTCAGTGGTGTTGAGAGGATAGCAATCCATCCTCCTCATGATATCAAGCATGTTTTAGGCTATTATCAAAAAGGAGACGCTACTCATGTGCGCTCTGCTATTCAGGCTGCTATGGATGCAAAACCAGATTGGGAAAATATGAGATGGGAGGACAGAGCCTCTATTTTTCTGAAGGCGGCCGATTTGATTTCAGGGAGATATCGAGCCATGACCAATGCTATGACGATGTTGGGTCAGTCAAAGAATATTTTTCAGGCTGAAATTGACGCGGTATGTGAGTTTTGTGATTTTTTAAGATTTAATGTTCAGTTTTTGACCGAGATTTACAATACACAGCCACAATCCTCGCCTTTGATTTGGAATAAAATGGAATACAGGGCTCTTGAAGGGTTTATTTTCGCTTTGACGCCATTTAATTTTACTTCAATCGCTGGTAATTTGCCTTGTGCACCTGCATTGATGGGCAATACAGTAGTGTGGAAGCCGGCAGAAACTCAGATCTATTCTGCATCTTTGATAATGAAAATTCTTCAGGAAGCGGGTCTACCTGACGGTGTAATCAATCTTGTATTTGTCAATGGAAGTACAGCGGGAGCAGAAATTTTTTCACATCATGATTTTGGAGGTATACATTTTACTGGATCTACCGCTGTGTTTAGACAAATTTGGGCTACGATTGGCAACCAATTGTCAAATTTTAAATCCTTTCCAAGATTAGTAGGGGAGACAGGCGGTAAAGACTTTGTTCTAGCACATCCTTCTGCCAATGCCAAAGCAGTTTCTGTGGCATTGTCCAGAGGAGCATTTGAATTCCAAGGACAGAAATGCAGCGCTGCTTCAAGAGCTTATATACCAAAATCCATTTGGGGGGAAGTAAAAAATTCTCTCCTATCAGATTTGCAAGATATGAAAATGGGATCACCTGAAGATTTTACGAATTTCATTAATGCTGTGATTGACGAAAAAGCTTTCGATAAAATCAAATCATACATAGACGGAGTTCAAAGTGATACAGATGCAGAGGTTGTTTTTGGAGGGCATTGCGACAAAAGTACCGGTTATTTTATTCAGCCTACGGTTATTTTAACATCCAACCCTCATTATATAACCATGGAAGAAGAAATATTTGGTCCCGTTTTAACAATTTATGTCTACGATGACGAGAAATTTGAAGATGTGGTTAACCTTGTAGACTCTACTTCACCATATGCTTTAACAGGAGCAATTTTTGCTAGTGATAGAGCAATCATTTCTAGAGTCAGTTCAAAATTGAAAAATGCTGCCGGAAATTTTTATATCAATGACAAGCCAACTGGTGCTGTCGTAGCGCAACAGCCTTTTGGAGGTGCAAGAGCTTCTGGTACGAATGATAAAGCGGGCTCCGTTTTGAATCTTTACCGATGGGTGTCCCCGAGAACCATTAAAGAAAATTTTGACCCACCTTTAGACTATCACTATCCTTTTCAAACTGAAGCTTAA
- a CDS encoding peptidoglycan DD-metalloendopeptidase family protein, with amino-acid sequence MSLKSNQLLPDLFSSYGFDTKQVRTILENLKEHLDFRSLKAGTKLAFVSTNDCTTPDFFAFELSPKQVLVADLGNDGCCKVMEKQSEIKSEIALGMISSSLWEALEDQSVPSGIIDQMEDALSSSLDFHQVQAGNVFKLLYDRLYIDGKPTAEGKLKAAYFKTDQNEHYAYGFLQDGKFDYYDNEGRPMRKFFLKAPVRFSRISSPFASRRFHPVLKFNRPHLGTDYAAPYGTPIIAVGNGVVEAAAYTGGNGKFVKIRHDKTYQTQYLHMSKFAQGIRAGTHVQQGQVIGYVGSTGLATGPHVCFRFWKNGAQVDHRKLNFPAQEPLPATALVNFSKYRDSLKTQFLNLEFATAKIRS; translated from the coding sequence ATGTCGTTGAAATCAAATCAACTCCTACCAGATTTGTTTAGCTCGTATGGTTTTGATACCAAACAAGTGAGAACCATACTGGAAAATTTGAAGGAGCATTTAGATTTTAGATCTTTGAAAGCAGGGACAAAATTGGCTTTTGTATCTACAAACGACTGCACAACGCCTGATTTTTTTGCATTTGAATTGAGTCCAAAACAAGTACTGGTAGCTGATCTTGGCAATGACGGTTGCTGCAAAGTGATGGAAAAACAATCAGAAATCAAATCTGAAATTGCTTTAGGCATGATTTCAAGTTCCTTGTGGGAAGCGTTGGAAGATCAGTCAGTCCCATCTGGGATTATAGATCAAATGGAGGATGCCCTTTCAAGTTCTTTGGATTTTCATCAAGTTCAAGCAGGTAATGTGTTTAAGTTATTATATGACCGTCTTTATATTGATGGAAAACCAACAGCTGAGGGAAAATTGAAAGCTGCTTATTTTAAGACAGATCAAAATGAGCATTATGCTTATGGTTTTCTACAAGATGGCAAATTTGACTACTACGATAATGAAGGGAGACCGATGCGAAAATTTTTCTTAAAAGCTCCTGTAAGGTTTTCTCGCATATCGTCACCATTTGCTTCCAGACGTTTTCATCCAGTGCTCAAATTTAATCGTCCGCATTTAGGGACAGACTACGCAGCACCTTATGGCACTCCAATCATCGCCGTTGGCAATGGTGTAGTTGAGGCAGCTGCCTACACCGGTGGAAATGGTAAATTTGTCAAAATCAGACATGATAAAACATATCAGACTCAGTACCTTCATATGTCTAAATTTGCTCAGGGAATCAGAGCCGGAACACACGTACAGCAGGGACAAGTAATCGGATATGTAGGCTCGACAGGATTGGCTACTGGACCTCACGTATGCTTTAGGTTTTGGAAAAATGGCGCACAAGTTGATCACAGAAAACTAAACTTTCCTGCGCAAGAACCTTTACCCGCCACTGCTCTCGTAAATTTTTCAAAATATAGAGACAGTTTAAAAACTCAATTTCTCAATCTTGAATTTGCGACTGCGAAAATCAGAAGCTAA